One Candidatus Symbiobacter mobilis CR genomic window, CCGCTCCGTTCCCGTGCGGGGAACGGGCAGCACCACGCGGGTGATGGCGCTTGATGCCACGCCGGGCTTTCTGGATTTGCCCGGCACCCCCCACCGCACAGGGCGTGCGATGGACGCGATGATCATGGGCAATTCCTGGTTCGCCGTCCAGGGGCTGGACGGCACCGAAGCCTATACCCGCAATGGGGCTTTCGAGGTATCGCTTGATGGCACCGTGCTGACCAACACAGGGCTGACGGTACTGGGCGACGGCGGCGCGCCCATCACCGCCCCACAGGGCGCGGAAGTCACCCTCGGCGTGGACGGTACGGTGACAGCGCAGGTACCAGGCCAGCCAGCCGCAGTGGTGGGCCGACTCAAGATCGCGACCCCTACTCCCGAAGACCCCCTCAAGCGCGGAGACGATGGCCTCTTCCGCACCACCTCCGGCGACCCCCTTGCCAACGATGCCACCGTGCGAATCCAGCCGGGAACCATCGAAGGATCGAACGTCAACGTGATCGAGACGATGGTCTCGATGATCCAGTCCGCGCGGCAATTCGACGCCCAAACCCGCCTGATGCAAACTGCCGAAGCCAGCGACCGCGCTGCGG contains:
- a CDS encoding flagellar basal body rod protein FlgF, whose protein sequence is MDRIIYTAMTGANAAAHRQALLSNNLANVSTNGFRAELSTYRSVPVRGTGSTTRVMALDATPGFLDLPGTPHRTGRAMDAMIMGNSWFAVQGLDGTEAYTRNGAFEVSLDGTVLTNTGLTVLGDGGAPITAPQGAEVTLGVDGTVTAQVPGQPAAVVGRLKIATPTPEDPLKRGDDGLFRTTSGDPLANDATVRIQPGTIEGSNVNVIETMVSMIQSARQFDAQTRLMQTAEASDRAAAQLLNMQG